A window of Pirellulales bacterium contains these coding sequences:
- a CDS encoding response regulator has translation MLIETPSILVTDDDSAFRETVREMLEPRGFRMLTAGDGEEALKIVSREPIHLLLLDMHMPRLTGLETVQRIRQIRWQLPCVLLSAALDETIVQQARQADVFSILPKPVSRCDITNTVDQVFRHIYGWP, from the coding sequence ATGTTGATTGAAACCCCATCCATTCTGGTTACCGACGACGATTCCGCGTTTCGGGAAACGGTGCGCGAAATGCTTGAGCCGCGCGGCTTCCGCATGCTCACCGCGGGCGACGGAGAGGAAGCGCTGAAAATAGTCAGCCGCGAGCCAATTCATTTGCTGCTGCTGGACATGCACATGCCGCGGCTCACCGGGTTGGAAACGGTGCAGCGCATCCGCCAAATTCGTTGGCAATTGCCATGCGTGTTGCTGTCGGCGGCGCTGGATGAAACGATCGTTCAACAGGCCCGGCAGGCCGACGTGTTCTCGATTCTGCCCAAGCCGGTCAGCCGGTGTGATATTACGAACACGGTCGATCAGGTGTTCCGCCATATTTATGGCTGGCCTTGA
- a CDS encoding succinate dehydrogenase has translation MEAVKPSAVAETSGPGFLARHQFLIYRLFSLAGLLPIGAYVVMHLAVNASVLAGPAMYQKQVDQIHALGDTMVGILEWGFIFIPIGFHALVGFWIISGGLPNVGSYPYGSNVRYTLQRATGMLVAAFIVFHLWQMHHLGKHLGGGNFDAEHAASSAAIVLSPVLMTIIYTVGTLCAVYHLANGIWTFGITWGIWTSEAAQRRAGYVCAAVGIVVATLGMGSLYGMSRVNVPQARAIEDRIQHAQEMLDGQMAAGTEANRDALVGVTMDRTDPQPPKNN, from the coding sequence GTGGAGGCCGTCAAACCATCCGCGGTGGCAGAAACGTCCGGGCCCGGATTCCTGGCGCGGCATCAATTTTTGATTTATCGCCTGTTTTCGCTGGCCGGATTGCTGCCCATTGGTGCGTATGTGGTGATGCACCTGGCCGTGAATGCCTCGGTGTTGGCCGGCCCGGCGATGTATCAGAAACAGGTCGACCAAATTCACGCCCTGGGCGACACCATGGTCGGCATTTTGGAATGGGGCTTTATTTTTATTCCGATTGGCTTTCATGCCCTGGTCGGGTTTTGGATTATCAGCGGCGGCCTGCCGAATGTGGGCTCTTATCCTTATGGAAGCAACGTGCGCTACACGTTGCAGCGCGCCACCGGAATGTTGGTGGCGGCGTTCATTGTGTTTCACCTGTGGCAAATGCATCACTTGGGAAAGCACCTGGGGGGCGGAAACTTTGATGCAGAGCATGCGGCTTCGTCGGCGGCCATTGTGTTAAGTCCCGTGTTGATGACGATCATTTACACCGTGGGCACGCTGTGCGCTGTGTATCACCTAGCCAATGGCATTTGGACGTTCGGAATTACCTGGGGCATTTGGACCAGCGAAGCCGCTCAGCGCCGGGCAGGTTACGTTTGCGCCGCCGTCGGAATTGTGGTGGCGACCCTGGGGATGGGTTCACTATACGGGATGTCGCGGGTGAATGTTCCACAGGCCAGGGCGATTGAAGATCGCATCCAACATGCCCAAGAAATGCTCGATGGGCAAATGGCGGCGGGCACGGAGGCAAATCGCGATGCACTTGTCGGCGTAACCATGGATCGCACCGACCCCCAACCACCGAAGAACAACTGA
- a CDS encoding metallophosphoesterase encodes MLVVTFALVLLALLGHAALWIGFVNRAHAVGFSRGVTKLFSAIGYALLVLPPVAACWAWAKSGEAWEQLPSWVKGEPGLAIYLLLCWAVALIIIGLWIRRYWLTAKLPAVRSWQVTVVDVAAKLGHKPLHGWRPRLLSFVPGNQLLQLAVEQREFVLERLPAALDGLSITHLSDLHFTGHVGREFFQEVIAQANALRSDLIAITGDILDDIRLVDWIPKILSDLAAPLGTYFVLGNHDEFTRDAPKVRQALVAAGLVDVGNQWRHLEAAGVEIILAGNEVPWFRPAPDLRQCPSRTSEHPQLRLLLAHTPDQLGWARRYEFDLMLAGHVHGGQVRFPLVGPVLAPSWHGVKYASGTFYAASTLMHVSRGISSELPLRINCRPELTKIVLRAMNG; translated from the coding sequence ATGCTTGTTGTCACTTTCGCGCTGGTTCTGCTTGCACTGTTAGGCCATGCCGCGCTGTGGATCGGCTTTGTCAACCGCGCCCATGCAGTGGGTTTTTCGCGCGGCGTGACCAAATTGTTTTCCGCCATCGGATATGCGCTGCTGGTGTTACCCCCTGTGGCGGCATGTTGGGCATGGGCCAAATCTGGCGAAGCGTGGGAGCAGTTGCCGTCGTGGGTGAAGGGTGAGCCAGGATTGGCAATTTACCTGCTGCTGTGCTGGGCTGTGGCTTTGATCATCATTGGGTTATGGATTCGCCGCTACTGGCTAACGGCAAAATTACCGGCGGTTCGCAGCTGGCAAGTCACCGTGGTCGATGTGGCTGCAAAACTGGGGCACAAGCCATTGCACGGGTGGCGGCCCCGGCTGCTTTCATTCGTGCCGGGCAACCAGCTGTTGCAATTGGCGGTGGAGCAGCGGGAGTTTGTGCTGGAGCGGCTTCCGGCGGCGCTAGATGGCCTGTCGATTACGCATCTTTCCGATTTGCATTTTACCGGCCACGTGGGCAGGGAGTTTTTTCAGGAAGTGATCGCGCAAGCCAATGCTTTGCGATCGGACTTGATTGCCATTACCGGCGATATTCTGGACGACATCCGCTTAGTGGATTGGATTCCGAAAATTCTTTCCGACTTGGCCGCGCCGCTGGGAACTTATTTCGTACTCGGCAATCACGACGAATTCACTCGCGACGCTCCTAAAGTGCGGCAGGCTCTGGTCGCGGCCGGCTTAGTGGATGTGGGCAATCAGTGGCGCCACTTGGAAGCGGCCGGGGTAGAAATTATTCTGGCCGGCAACGAAGTGCCTTGGTTTCGGCCCGCGCCCGATTTGCGGCAATGCCCGTCGCGAACTTCCGAACATCCGCAACTGCGTTTGCTCCTGGCGCACACGCCCGATCAGCTTGGCTGGGCTCGCCGGTACGAGTTCGATTTAATGCTCGCCGGCCACGTGCACGGCGGCCAAGTTCGCTTTCCGCTAGTGGGCCCAGTTCTAGCGCCCAGTTGGCACGGCGTGAAATATGCCAGCGGCACGTTTTACGCAGCTTCCACGTTGATGCACGTCAGCCGCGGCATTTCTTCCGAATTGCCCTTGCGCATTAACTGCCGCCCGGAATTGACAAAAATTGTGCTGCGCGCGATGAATGGTTAA
- the sdhA gene encoding succinate dehydrogenase flavoprotein subunit encodes MAKQRVLVVGGGLAGLAATMKLAELGIDVDLMSLVPVKRSHSVCAQGGINSVNDLTRQQGDNEWKHFDDTVYGGDFLQHQPPVKEMCDWGPRIIDLMDRLGVPFNRTPEGFRDQRRFGGTLYKRTAFAGATTGQQLLYALDEQVRRWEVAGKVTKYEFWDFLSPILDSHGHCRGAVAQDLVTMEIRAFPADAVIVGSGGCGLIYGRSTMSMVCTGSAASRCFQAGAIYANGEFIQVHPTAVPGADKLRLMSESARGEGGRVWVPRKPQDTRDPRSIPEAERYYFLEERYPKYGNLVPRDIATREIFNVCTNEGLSVEQDRLAVYLDLTHIPREVLDKKLGGILSIYEKFQGVDPREVPMKIFPAVHYSMGGLWVDYERTAAGGLKMGSPRNQQTNIPGLYAIGECDYQYHGANRLGANSLLSCIFSGLMVAPAVETVLGSLQGGTAKEQHSSLCDMARKREQEIHDKLLHRPVSSSASGENPYLIHDELGRVMTKAATVVRYNNQLAEAYDKVCELEARAKRASLSDTGQWTNQNVVFTKALRDMFPVAKTILRGALLRDECRGAHFKPDFCMPGLSATDPAGHRREAEQWCDRFEENTRRWLKTTIAKLSPEGEPQLSYEEVDTSLIPPRPRLYGLVGAEIIEQVWKERQAKKAPAPGGSNGGGSNGNGQPDMNRRGAETQSSK; translated from the coding sequence ATGGCAAAGCAGCGCGTGTTGGTGGTTGGCGGCGGTTTGGCCGGCTTGGCAGCAACCATGAAGCTGGCCGAGTTGGGCATCGATGTCGACCTGATGAGCCTGGTTCCGGTCAAACGCTCTCACAGCGTGTGCGCGCAGGGAGGCATTAACAGCGTGAACGATCTCACTCGGCAACAGGGGGATAACGAGTGGAAGCACTTTGACGACACGGTATACGGCGGCGATTTCTTGCAGCATCAGCCGCCCGTGAAGGAAATGTGCGATTGGGGGCCTCGCATTATCGACCTCATGGATCGGTTGGGCGTTCCCTTCAACCGCACGCCGGAAGGTTTCCGCGATCAGCGCCGTTTCGGCGGCACGCTATATAAACGCACGGCATTCGCAGGCGCCACCACCGGACAGCAGTTGCTGTATGCCTTGGATGAACAAGTGCGCCGCTGGGAAGTGGCCGGCAAAGTAACGAAGTACGAGTTCTGGGATTTTCTCTCCCCGATTTTAGATTCCCACGGTCATTGCCGCGGAGCCGTGGCGCAAGATTTAGTTACGATGGAAATTCGCGCGTTCCCGGCTGATGCGGTCATTGTGGGCTCCGGCGGTTGTGGGCTAATTTACGGCCGCTCCACGATGTCGATGGTCTGCACCGGCAGCGCGGCCAGCCGTTGCTTTCAGGCCGGCGCGATTTACGCCAACGGCGAGTTTATTCAGGTGCATCCCACCGCCGTGCCGGGAGCCGATAAATTGCGGCTCATGAGCGAAAGCGCCCGCGGCGAAGGGGGCCGCGTATGGGTCCCGCGCAAACCACAGGATACCCGCGATCCGCGCAGCATTCCAGAAGCCGAGCGGTATTACTTCCTCGAGGAGCGCTATCCGAAGTACGGCAACCTGGTGCCGCGCGACATTGCCACCCGCGAAATTTTCAACGTTTGCACGAACGAGGGCTTGAGCGTCGAGCAAGATCGCCTGGCGGTGTATTTGGATCTGACGCACATTCCGCGCGAAGTACTCGATAAAAAGCTCGGCGGCATTCTCAGCATTTACGAGAAGTTTCAAGGCGTTGATCCCCGCGAAGTGCCGATGAAAATTTTCCCCGCCGTTCACTATTCCATGGGCGGCTTGTGGGTCGATTACGAACGGACGGCCGCCGGCGGATTGAAAATGGGTTCGCCGCGCAATCAACAAACCAACATCCCCGGCCTGTATGCCATTGGCGAGTGCGACTATCAATATCACGGCGCCAACCGGCTGGGCGCCAATTCGCTGTTGAGTTGCATTTTCAGCGGTTTAATGGTCGCCCCAGCGGTGGAAACGGTGCTCGGTTCGCTCCAGGGGGGCACGGCGAAAGAGCAGCATTCGTCGCTGTGCGACATGGCCCGCAAGCGCGAGCAGGAAATTCATGACAAGCTTTTGCATCGCCCGGTCAGCAGTTCCGCCAGCGGGGAAAATCCGTATCTCATCCATGACGAACTGGGCCGCGTGATGACTAAGGCCGCCACGGTGGTCCGGTACAACAATCAGTTGGCCGAAGCATACGACAAGGTGTGCGAGCTGGAAGCGCGGGCAAAGCGAGCCTCGCTTTCCGATACCGGCCAGTGGACGAATCAGAACGTGGTGTTCACCAAAGCCTTGCGCGACATGTTCCCGGTGGCCAAAACCATTTTGCGCGGCGCGCTTTTGCGGGACGAATGCCGTGGGGCGCACTTCAAGCCCGATTTCTGCATGCCGGGCTTAAGCGCGACCGACCCGGCTGGGCACCGCCGAGAAGCAGAGCAGTGGTGCGACCGATTTGAGGAAAACACTCGCCGCTGGCTAAAAACCACCATCGCCAAGTTATCGCCCGAAGGCGAGCCGCAGTTGAGTTACGAAGAAGTCGATACTTCGCTCATTCCGCCGCGGCCCCGGTTGTACGGATTGGTGGGCGCCGAGATCATCGAACAAGTTTGGAAAGAACGCCAGGCGAAGAAAGCTCCCGCCCCTGGCGGGTCCAACGGCGGTGGGTCAAACGGCAATGGCCAACCCGACATGAACCGCAGAGGCGCGGAGACGCAGAGCAGCAAGTAG
- a CDS encoding HEAT repeat domain-containing protein, which translates to MTANAPESASPSLGSRRAWTLIVATVLIVMAAVIAGLAVGHRLAGETKQAGPASTTVIRFTADQQLVYRLNFSSAGVSNVGAIFSDANPQAATPSLLELGNVFETTVQGELAITVLEADAKHTLLAIEFHNPKVEFQSYGVEDAAQSQRIQSGLAQPLFCALNAQGAVQLVWFNSAAHAVAQPMICSLLATMQMVKPESEAAAADTWEAEEEDPNGKLVAHYEMQPDGTIHKTKLHYLPPKPAKKTTTTQLTPTIQSTGEDVAELDAEGNLAVLAATEAQSISFQNKDVGHGILKIDLRLERKNEAAASDLTRLRTSANELLKTDHAISLYAPLSPEESNRVVQREALGSATLESLLAELAAAERETPSEKQITQLFLKLKALAVVHPEACDRLGKLLTGAKTGSLRMQILTDALETAGNAPAQAALCAAILTRSADVNAMRLLIPALGSVETPTPQTAETLELLAFGDVDNMVKAAARLALGAVARSVAGDSPAITVKIVDRLVQELKTAPPARAWELLLALGNAGSSESLPTLKEFQKNPEPNLRGTAAWATRWIDSPEVVPLLAKVLQEEPEAAVRLEAVRALQYRQKTPANIAVEEKSLADSDAQVRMELLTNLWTAREAYPETKQLVEKAARNDPSEDVRKAATKLLKDAQAQQ; encoded by the coding sequence ATGACTGCGAACGCCCCCGAGTCTGCGAGTCCGTCGTTGGGTTCCCGCCGCGCTTGGACATTGATCGTGGCGACGGTGCTGATCGTTATGGCAGCCGTCATTGCCGGACTGGCAGTGGGACATCGGTTGGCAGGGGAAACAAAGCAGGCCGGGCCGGCCAGTACAACGGTCATTCGCTTCACTGCTGACCAGCAGTTGGTTTACAGGCTCAATTTTTCCAGCGCTGGTGTTTCCAATGTCGGCGCAATTTTTTCCGATGCAAATCCGCAAGCGGCGACGCCGTCGCTATTGGAATTGGGCAATGTGTTTGAGACCACCGTGCAAGGCGAACTGGCGATCACCGTTTTGGAAGCGGATGCAAAACACACGCTGCTGGCGATTGAATTTCACAATCCTAAAGTGGAGTTTCAATCTTACGGCGTGGAAGATGCCGCTCAGTCGCAGCGCATTCAAAGCGGTTTGGCCCAGCCGTTATTTTGCGCGCTAAACGCCCAGGGCGCAGTGCAATTGGTGTGGTTCAACTCGGCGGCACATGCCGTCGCCCAACCCATGATCTGCTCGTTGCTGGCCACCATGCAAATGGTGAAGCCGGAATCGGAAGCGGCTGCTGCCGACACGTGGGAAGCCGAAGAGGAAGATCCCAACGGCAAATTGGTTGCTCATTACGAGATGCAGCCGGATGGAACCATTCACAAAACGAAGCTCCACTATTTGCCGCCCAAGCCTGCCAAGAAAACGACCACCACGCAGTTGACTCCGACAATTCAATCCACAGGAGAAGATGTGGCGGAGCTCGATGCCGAGGGCAATTTGGCAGTTTTGGCGGCCACCGAAGCCCAGTCAATCAGCTTTCAAAACAAGGACGTTGGTCATGGAATTCTCAAAATAGATTTGCGTTTGGAGCGGAAAAACGAAGCAGCAGCCAGCGACTTAACGCGGTTGCGCACCTCCGCAAACGAACTGCTGAAAACCGACCATGCGATTTCATTGTATGCTCCGCTTTCGCCGGAAGAATCGAACCGGGTGGTTCAGCGCGAGGCGTTGGGCAGCGCCACCTTGGAAAGCTTGCTGGCGGAGTTGGCAGCCGCCGAACGGGAAACCCCCAGTGAGAAACAGATCACTCAGTTGTTTTTGAAATTGAAAGCTTTGGCGGTTGTGCACCCGGAAGCATGCGATCGCTTGGGAAAACTGCTGACCGGCGCGAAAACCGGGAGCCTGCGGATGCAAATCCTGACCGATGCGTTGGAAACCGCCGGCAACGCCCCGGCGCAGGCCGCGCTGTGCGCCGCGATTCTCACTCGTTCGGCGGACGTGAACGCCATGCGGCTGTTGATTCCCGCACTGGGATCGGTCGAAACGCCCACGCCACAAACGGCAGAAACGCTGGAGCTGTTGGCCTTCGGCGATGTCGATAACATGGTTAAAGCGGCGGCGCGGCTGGCGCTTGGAGCCGTGGCGCGCAGTGTGGCCGGGGATTCGCCAGCGATTACCGTGAAAATTGTCGATCGCCTCGTCCAGGAATTAAAAACCGCGCCTCCGGCACGCGCCTGGGAGCTGCTTTTAGCCCTGGGCAATGCCGGTTCCAGCGAATCACTGCCGACATTAAAAGAGTTCCAAAAAAATCCCGAGCCGAACTTGCGCGGCACAGCCGCCTGGGCCACGCGCTGGATCGATTCGCCCGAGGTCGTTCCGCTGCTGGCAAAAGTGCTTCAGGAAGAACCTGAGGCGGCCGTGCGGTTGGAAGCGGTCCGGGCACTGCAGTACCGCCAGAAAACGCCAGCGAATATTGCCGTCGAGGAAAAATCGCTGGCTGATTCCGACGCTCAAGTGCGAATGGAATTGCTTACCAATTTGTGGACAGCGCGCGAAGCATATCCGGAAACCAAACAGCTTGTTGAGAAAGCCGCCCGAAACGATCCGTCGGAAGACGTTCGCAAAGCCGCCACTAAATTGCTGAAAGATGCGCAAGCCCAGCAGTGA
- the sdhB gene encoding succinate dehydrogenase iron-sulfur subunit — translation MTTLQDSHNGHDSQPTSFEVRVLRQDGPGQGSYWQRFEVPYEKDMNVISALQRIASLATTADGEHVAPVAWDCNCLEEVCGACTMVINGRVRQACSALVDRLLEDNPAEIELRPASKFPVVRDLFVDRSRMFQALKRIKGWIPVDGYFDHGPGPKVSPEVQQQAYPLSECMSCGCCLEACPQYTKIELVEHDGETDAHFAARKQAAYNKGFIGAAAISQAMLFNLHPTGQMNADERLDALMTEGGLQMCGNAQNCVAVCPKSIPLTRSIARAGRATTVHALKKLFDF, via the coding sequence ATGACAACACTTCAAGATTCTCATAACGGTCACGATTCGCAACCCACTTCCTTCGAAGTTCGCGTGCTCCGGCAAGATGGCCCCGGCCAAGGCAGTTATTGGCAGCGGTTTGAAGTGCCGTACGAAAAAGACATGAACGTCATCAGCGCGTTGCAGCGAATTGCCTCCCTGGCCACCACTGCCGATGGCGAGCATGTGGCCCCAGTCGCCTGGGATTGCAACTGCCTGGAAGAAGTCTGCGGCGCTTGCACCATGGTGATTAACGGTCGGGTGCGGCAAGCCTGTTCGGCCTTGGTCGATCGGCTGCTGGAAGATAATCCGGCGGAAATCGAGCTGCGGCCCGCCAGCAAGTTTCCTGTAGTTCGCGATTTGTTTGTCGATCGCTCCCGGATGTTTCAGGCGCTGAAACGCATCAAGGGTTGGATTCCGGTGGATGGTTACTTCGATCACGGGCCGGGCCCGAAAGTTTCGCCGGAAGTGCAACAGCAGGCCTACCCATTAAGCGAGTGCATGAGCTGCGGCTGCTGTTTGGAAGCCTGTCCGCAATATACGAAGATTGAACTGGTGGAGCATGACGGGGAAACCGATGCGCATTTCGCCGCGCGCAAACAGGCGGCCTACAACAAAGGCTTTATCGGTGCGGCGGCCATCAGCCAGGCCATGCTCTTTAACTTGCACCCCACGGGACAAATGAACGCTGACGAACGGCTCGATGCCCTGATGACCGAAGGCGGCCTGCAAATGTGCGGCAATGCCCAAAATTGCGTGGCGGTGTGCCCCAAGAGCATTCCGCTCACCCGCTCCATTGCCCGCGCCGGCCGGGCGACCACGGTGCACGCCCTCAAAAAGCTGTTTGATTTTTGA
- a CDS encoding response regulator: protein MTAKPKILVVRDSAEKDAPLPFQAEGYEVEQVRSPLRALARMVHEQYAGIFVSAGHIGEAIRMGKLLQNERILEGMPDGIVLLGTDNTIIWGNGRLGEWTGKEVVSGQNFYSVLNSPEILGPDFCPFHTALTTGKASSSVLRSGENQYYHVHAAPISEGSKSPEHLIVTVHDVTKEVLQQQKLAAIHQAGQELSDLTAEELSHMSIDERIKLLKSNILHYTKDLLHFDVVEIRLLDQKTNRLEPLLALGMEPEAAQRVLCALPQNNGVTGYVAANGKSYLCDDTTEDPLYLQGCKGGRSSLTVPLVLHDQVIGTFNVESPEPHAFSESDLQFLEIFSRDVAAALNTLELLAVQKVNAAQESVEAIHGAVALPVDEILNDAVNVMQRYIGHDAAVVERLQRILRHARDIKQVIQKIGQSMAPVKALAPDQDTTQRPALKNRRILVVDADEKVRSAAHNLLERYGCIVETAHDGAEAVCMVRNMLREDAYDVIIADRDLPDMTGYGLLLELQKVIDPVPLVLMAEYGYDRNHTIVKARQAGVELVLYKPFLLDQLLTTLEKAVSKKELV, encoded by the coding sequence TTGACGGCTAAACCGAAAATTCTGGTTGTCCGCGATTCGGCGGAAAAAGACGCTCCGCTCCCCTTCCAGGCTGAGGGGTACGAGGTGGAGCAGGTTCGCAGTCCGCTGCGGGCCTTGGCACGCATGGTGCATGAGCAGTATGCCGGCATTTTTGTTTCGGCCGGACATATTGGCGAAGCCATCCGGATGGGGAAGCTCTTACAGAACGAGCGGATTTTGGAGGGCATGCCCGACGGCATTGTCTTATTGGGGACCGACAACACGATCATTTGGGGCAATGGCCGGCTGGGCGAATGGACCGGCAAAGAAGTTGTCAGCGGGCAGAATTTTTACTCGGTGCTGAATAGCCCGGAAATTTTGGGGCCCGATTTTTGCCCCTTCCACACGGCGCTGACAACCGGCAAAGCCAGCAGCAGCGTGCTGCGTTCCGGCGAGAATCAATATTATCACGTGCATGCCGCGCCGATCAGCGAGGGAAGCAAATCGCCCGAGCATTTAATTGTCACCGTGCACGACGTGACGAAGGAAGTCTTGCAGCAGCAAAAGCTCGCGGCGATTCATCAGGCGGGGCAGGAGCTTTCCGACTTGACGGCCGAAGAGCTGTCGCACATGTCGATCGACGAGCGCATCAAGCTGTTAAAATCGAATATTTTGCATTACACCAAAGATTTGCTGCACTTCGACGTCGTGGAAATTCGCCTGCTGGATCAAAAAACCAATCGCCTGGAGCCGTTGTTGGCCCTAGGCATGGAGCCGGAAGCAGCCCAACGCGTGTTGTGCGCCTTGCCGCAAAATAACGGCGTGACCGGTTATGTGGCCGCGAACGGAAAAAGTTATTTGTGCGATGACACGACCGAAGACCCCCTGTATTTGCAAGGGTGTAAAGGGGGGCGCAGCTCGTTGACGGTGCCGTTGGTCTTGCACGACCAGGTCATCGGCACCTTCAACGTGGAAAGCCCCGAGCCCCACGCGTTCAGCGAAAGCGACTTGCAGTTTTTGGAAATCTTCAGCCGTGACGTGGCCGCCGCTTTGAATACGCTGGAGCTGCTGGCGGTGCAAAAAGTAAATGCCGCGCAGGAAAGCGTGGAGGCCATTCACGGCGCCGTGGCCTTGCCGGTGGATGAAATCCTGAACGATGCGGTCAACGTCATGCAGCGCTACATTGGCCACGATGCCGCCGTGGTGGAGCGCTTGCAGCGCATTCTTCGCCACGCCCGCGACATCAAGCAAGTCATCCAAAAAATCGGGCAATCGATGGCGCCGGTCAAGGCGCTGGCGCCCGATCAAGACACGACCCAGCGCCCGGCGCTGAAAAACCGCCGCATTTTAGTGGTCGATGCGGACGAAAAAGTACGCAGCGCCGCCCACAACCTGCTGGAGCGGTATGGCTGCATCGTGGAAACCGCCCACGATGGCGCGGAGGCCGTGTGCATGGTTCGCAATATGCTGCGCGAAGACGCGTACGATGTCATCATTGCCGATCGCGACTTGCCCGACATGACCGGCTATGGGTTATTGCTGGAGCTGCAAAAAGTGATCGATCCCGTGCCGTTGGTCTTGATGGCAGAGTACGGGTACGATCGGAACCACACCATCGTGAAAGCCCGGCAGGCCGGGGTGGAGCTGGTGTTATACAAGCCGTTTTTATTGGATCAATTGCTGACTACGCTCGAAAAAGCGGTTTCGAAAAAGGAATTGGTGTAA
- the lepB gene encoding signal peptidase I has translation MSQSPTVSKKSNAQSSSADANWARTLRETVESVAIAFILAFMFRTFEAEAFVIPTGSMAPTLQGRHKDIVCPQCGYEYRTGASEEVDRDSSAPKTNCRMKSATCPMCRYTVDVDDPKDRDEFPSYNGDRIIVNKFAYDIFEPQRWDVVVFKYPENAKENYIKRLIGLPNERIQLEHGDVYTAPLDSKDFQIARKSSEKLRSIMQPVYDNDYVLPRLIQAGMPPRWQPWAAPTTSSPWKTSEDFKSFQTDGSTPGRAWLRYEHILPSDTIWDDVIAGKPFRVPAPGLIRDFYAYNDGDFPDRCDSRGPEPVWVGDIAVECTLTAKNAAGDLTLELVKGGRQFQCHIDLATGEAKLSISGKADFTPTASTAVRGPGTYTLRFSNVDEQLLLWVNDTLVEFNAPTTYPSLNNYEAVQSRPVPGSEEPTDLSPVGIAAEGDTAVEISHLKIRRDVYYLSRDDNAYRGGPIRSSIDLQADQFFMLGDNSPKSSDGRFWPSQNYVDRRLLIGKALLIYWPHSFNYVGIADHKIPFPFWPNFSRMRFVH, from the coding sequence ATGAGCCAATCCCCAACGGTCAGCAAGAAATCGAATGCCCAATCGAGCTCCGCCGACGCCAACTGGGCTCGCACGCTGAGGGAGACTGTAGAATCGGTGGCGATTGCCTTCATTCTGGCGTTCATGTTTCGCACGTTTGAGGCGGAGGCGTTTGTCATTCCCACCGGCTCCATGGCCCCCACGCTGCAAGGCCGGCATAAAGATATTGTCTGCCCACAATGCGGCTACGAGTATCGCACGGGGGCCAGCGAAGAGGTTGATCGAGACAGCAGCGCTCCCAAAACAAACTGCCGCATGAAGTCGGCCACTTGCCCGATGTGCCGCTACACGGTGGATGTTGACGATCCGAAAGATCGGGACGAATTTCCGTCGTACAATGGCGACCGAATTATCGTCAATAAATTCGCGTACGACATTTTCGAGCCGCAGCGTTGGGACGTGGTGGTGTTCAAGTATCCGGAAAACGCAAAAGAAAACTACATCAAGCGGCTGATCGGGCTACCCAACGAACGCATTCAGCTCGAGCACGGCGATGTATACACTGCCCCGTTGGACAGCAAAGATTTTCAAATTGCCCGTAAGTCGTCGGAAAAACTGCGGTCGATCATGCAGCCAGTCTACGACAACGATTATGTGCTGCCGCGTCTCATTCAAGCCGGCATGCCGCCGCGTTGGCAACCGTGGGCAGCGCCAACCACCAGCAGCCCATGGAAGACGAGCGAAGATTTCAAGTCGTTCCAAACCGACGGCTCGACGCCGGGACGCGCCTGGCTGCGCTATGAGCACATTTTGCCGAGCGATACGATTTGGGACGATGTCATTGCTGGCAAGCCGTTCCGGGTGCCAGCGCCGGGCTTGATCAGAGATTTTTACGCCTACAACGATGGCGATTTTCCAGATCGTTGCGATTCGCGCGGCCCCGAGCCTGTTTGGGTGGGCGATATTGCCGTGGAATGCACTTTGACGGCGAAAAATGCGGCCGGCGACCTGACTTTGGAGTTGGTAAAAGGCGGCCGGCAGTTTCAATGCCATATCGATTTGGCCACCGGCGAGGCCAAGCTTTCGATTTCCGGCAAGGCCGATTTCACCCCAACAGCAAGCACTGCGGTTCGCGGTCCGGGAACCTATACGCTGCGCTTCTCAAATGTTGACGAGCAATTACTGCTGTGGGTGAACGATACGCTGGTCGAATTCAACGCGCCGACAACCTATCCGTCGCTGAATAATTATGAAGCGGTCCAATCGCGTCCCGTGCCAGGTTCCGAAGAACCCACGGATTTATCTCCCGTAGGCATTGCGGCCGAAGGGGACACGGCGGTCGAAATTAGCCATTTAAAGATTCGCCGCGACGTGTATTATTTGTCGCGGGACGATAACGCCTACCGCGGCGGTCCAATTCGTTCTTCCATCGATTTGCAAGCCGATCAGTTCTTTATGCTGGGCGATAACAGCCCCAAGAGCAGCGATGGTCGATTCTGGCCATCGCAAAACTATGTTGACCGTCGCCTGCTGATTGGCAAGGCATTGCTTATTTACTGGCCGCATTCGTTCAACTATGTGGGCATTGCGGATCACAAAATACCGTTCCCATTCTGGCCGAATTTTAGCCGCATGAGATTTGTGCACTAA